AAATGATCTTGAGTGAGGTGCGCCCGGACGCGGGTGCCGTGAGTGTCGAGTACGTCCTGGTGACGCTGGTCGTCGTCGCGTTGGCCGGGGTGCTGTTCGACGTGGTCACCGGGGGAGTGGTCCAGGACCTGCTGGCCTCCCTGGTCGAGAGTGCGCTGGAGAAACCGAAATGAGGGTCGACCGCGGGGCGGTGACCGTGGAGGCCGCCATCGCGCTCGGCGCGCTGACCGCCTTCTTCGTCCTGCTCATCGGGGGACTGGTGGCCATGGCCGACCAGTTGCGGTGCGCGGACGCGGCAAGGGAGGCGGCCCGGCTGGTCGCGCGCGGGCAGCCGGAGTCGGTCGAGCGGGCGGTCCGGGAGATCGGACCGGCCGGGGCCGAGTT
The genomic region above belongs to Amycolatopsis sp. YIM 10 and contains:
- a CDS encoding DUF4244 domain-containing protein yields the protein MILSEVRPDAGAVSVEYVLVTLVVVALAGVLFDVVTGGVVQDLLASLVESALEKPK
- a CDS encoding TadE family type IV pilus minor pilin; this encodes MRVDRGAVTVEAAIALGALTAFFVLLIGGLVAMADQLRCADAAREAARLVARGQPESVERAVREIGPAGAEFVVRPEGDAVTVEVAAGARLLPGLRLNGHAYALYEPEVARAPG